Proteins from a genomic interval of Lycium ferocissimum isolate CSIRO_LF1 unplaced genomic scaffold, AGI_CSIRO_Lferr_CH_V1 ctg6085, whole genome shotgun sequence:
- the LOC132045176 gene encoding uncharacterized protein LOC132045176 has product MAGDEIVVEAQGGLTIANLVVAMNNMTAQLTAKIDRVEIRMQALEQGEHHWFRGQRVLVLVKFKIGAYQDEVKCDVVPMQACHLLLGRPWQYDRVAIHDGRANTYAIQSEGKSLILKPWSPKQVIEDYHRMKELKKAAKGKASIVTDPKSTSPPLGNEKVCAIMQPGEYFKGNDENKMMICLVHKGILLSDSDDLSNANQFSSFVANLWHDFVDLFPEEMPSGLPPLRGIEHQIDLSLDPKVRTNQPIGVIRKTPRNSKGRLMSF; this is encoded by the exons ATGGCGGGAGATGAAATTGTTGTGGAGGCACAAGGAGGATTGACTATAGCTAACCTTGTGGTGGCAATGAACAACATGACCGCTCAGTTGACGGCTAAGATAGACAGAGTGGAAATAAGGATGCAAGCCCTTGAACAAGGGGAGCACCATTGGTTCCGGGGACAACGGGTTCTA GTTTTGGTTAAGTTCAAGATAGGAGCTTACCAAGATGAGGTAAAATGTGATGTGGTACCAATGCAAGCATGCCATTTACTTTTGGGAAGGCCGTGGCAATATGACAGAGTTGCAATTCATGATGGCCGAGCCAACACATATGCGATTCAAAGTGAAGGTAAGAGTCTCATACTCAAGCCTTGGTCACCAAAGCAAGTGATAGAGGATTATCATCGGATGAAGGAGTTGAAGAAAGCAGCTAAAGGTAAGGCTAGTATTGTGACTGATCCTAAGTCCACATCACCACCGCTGGgtaacgaaaaggtatgtgcaATCATGCAACCGGGAGAGTACTTCAAAGGTAACGATGAAAACAAAATGATGATTTGCCTAGTGCATAAAGGTATTCTCTTGAGTGATAGTGATGATTTGTCTAATGCTAATCAATTTTCAAGTTTTGTTGCGAACCTTTGGCACGATTTTGTGGATTTATTTCCCGAGGAGATGCCAAGCGGTCTGCCTCCCTTAAGAGGAATTGAGCATCAAATAGATTTGAGCCTGGATCCCAAAGTCCGAACAAACCAGCCTATAGGTGTGATCCGAAAGACACCAAGGAACTCCAAAGGCAGGTTGATGAGCTTTTAA